A portion of the Flavobacterium limnophilum genome contains these proteins:
- a CDS encoding SusC/RagA family TonB-linked outer membrane protein — MNRLKKNPNNNIKVMTIKKYIVSVFVLLLLTANGYAQKLVTVTGVVRDKMGSIPGATIIVKNEKANTSSDMDGKFSIKVSNPNTAVLVVRFIGMEDFIMPLKGRTSGIEIQMKESLSELNEVVVIGYGSVKRGNITGAVSSIKGTALEKVPTSSVSEALVGRLPGVQITSNDGSPGAEIQIRVRGGGSITQDNSPLILVDGFEVATLNDVPPTDIESVEVLKDAAATAIYGARGANGVVLVTTKKPKAGQVSVHINSYMQMKTLSNHLDVMDPYEYTMMQYESERQKSSNPTAFFNRYGHANELYIYQGNKGTDWQDEIFGTNPIAKYLDFSINGGTEKTKYKFAVVNQDQPGVLVGTGMKQTNVNFTFNTNLSDKFTFELQSRFTDQRISGSGTEGVNLLDAIRQAPTLGLQDYMTLPEDDTYFDPEDYTPVTRFNPIEAAQKNYRNRVSRTFNTVGALTWNIKHGLSFRSSFGFQYQYAEDGRFFGTGTGAANANGNQPVVSWGMTQSPRWQLTNVLNYNFKLHSLHDIQLMVGQEMKDQSSVNKTYTTRFFPETITGEKALSNLALGTPLTNNSVEGSPNRISSFFGRASYGYDDRYLAAFTLRADGSTQFGPSNRWGVFPSASFAWRMSNEAFLKDSKTVSNLKLRLSYGVSGNDRISSDLYAKYYGVSQNKSVGWGENSNNYYNFYNATFLTNPDIKWESTYTTNFGVDFGFFKERLTGTLEVYTNTVKDLLVPSDIPGTSGFSKIMTNVGQTSNKGIELGLTGTVVQGKDSNDFQLDLNFNIGFNKNKIDALSSGENEWILSSGWAGTQLLNDDDYRAYVGGAKGLIYGFVNDGFYKVDDFLPLDPITKVWKLKDGIANSVNLAGAPRPGNPKFKKLTPVDASDSNTYVIGANDRQVIGDTNPDFSGGFGFNANWKGFDLSTFFNFVYGFDVYNANKIMMTSWYSNTQNNLGMEVSLANRWRNFDDMGNDLRYSPELLADFNKNATMWNPTTVGRPIAESYAIEDGSFLRLNTLTLGYTIPKALTKKLVFNRVRVYATGSNLFVWTNYSGYDPEVNLEAGLTPNIDYNAYPRTRNYTFGAQLSF; from the coding sequence TGGGATGGAGGACTTTATTATGCCTTTAAAAGGACGTACCTCTGGTATTGAAATCCAGATGAAAGAATCGCTAAGTGAATTGAATGAAGTGGTGGTTATTGGTTATGGTTCTGTAAAACGCGGAAACATAACAGGTGCCGTTTCTAGTATAAAAGGAACAGCTTTAGAAAAAGTTCCAACTAGCTCTGTATCCGAAGCATTGGTGGGTAGATTACCAGGGGTTCAGATTACTTCAAACGATGGTTCCCCAGGGGCTGAAATACAGATTCGAGTTCGTGGTGGTGGATCAATCACTCAAGATAATTCGCCTTTGATTTTGGTGGATGGTTTTGAGGTGGCTACCCTAAATGATGTTCCGCCAACGGATATAGAATCGGTAGAAGTCCTAAAAGATGCTGCAGCAACTGCTATATATGGTGCTCGAGGTGCTAATGGAGTTGTGTTGGTAACTACAAAGAAACCTAAAGCAGGTCAAGTTTCGGTGCATATAAATAGTTATATGCAGATGAAAACCTTGTCGAATCATTTGGACGTAATGGATCCTTATGAATATACGATGATGCAATATGAGTCCGAAAGACAAAAATCGTCTAATCCAACGGCTTTTTTTAATCGCTATGGGCATGCTAATGAATTGTATATTTATCAAGGCAATAAGGGAACTGATTGGCAGGATGAAATCTTTGGTACTAATCCAATTGCTAAATACCTCGATTTTAGCATAAATGGAGGTACTGAAAAAACAAAGTACAAATTTGCTGTTGTGAATCAAGATCAACCTGGAGTATTGGTAGGGACTGGTATGAAACAAACCAACGTTAACTTTACATTTAATACTAATTTATCTGATAAATTTACTTTTGAATTACAATCTCGTTTTACAGATCAAAGAATATCAGGTTCTGGTACAGAAGGGGTTAATTTGTTAGATGCGATACGTCAAGCGCCAACTCTTGGTTTGCAAGATTACATGACTTTACCAGAAGATGATACTTATTTTGATCCTGAAGATTATACACCTGTTACACGTTTCAATCCAATAGAAGCAGCTCAGAAAAATTATCGCAATCGTGTTTCGCGTACCTTTAACACCGTTGGGGCATTAACTTGGAATATTAAACATGGTTTAAGTTTTCGTAGTTCCTTCGGGTTTCAATACCAATATGCAGAAGACGGTCGTTTCTTTGGTACAGGTACAGGTGCTGCAAATGCCAATGGTAATCAGCCAGTAGTATCTTGGGGAATGACTCAAAGCCCTCGTTGGCAATTGACTAATGTATTGAATTATAATTTTAAACTGCATTCGCTTCATGATATTCAATTGATGGTTGGACAAGAAATGAAGGATCAGAGTAGTGTTAATAAAACCTATACCACTCGTTTTTTTCCTGAAACTATAACGGGAGAAAAAGCATTATCTAATCTTGCTTTGGGAACACCTTTAACAAACAATTCTGTCGAAGGTTCTCCAAATCGAATTTCATCCTTCTTTGGTCGTGCAAGTTATGGTTATGATGATCGATATCTTGCCGCTTTTACACTTCGCGCCGATGGTTCAACACAGTTTGGTCCTTCTAATCGTTGGGGAGTGTTTCCTTCCGCTTCATTTGCGTGGAGAATGTCTAATGAAGCCTTTTTGAAGGATAGTAAAACCGTTTCGAATTTGAAACTTCGTTTGAGTTATGGAGTTTCTGGTAATGATAGAATTAGTAGCGATCTATATGCTAAATATTATGGCGTTTCTCAAAACAAATCAGTAGGTTGGGGAGAAAATAGTAATAACTATTATAATTTTTATAATGCTACTTTTTTGACTAATCCTGATATAAAATGGGAATCAACTTATACAACAAACTTTGGTGTCGATTTTGGTTTCTTTAAGGAACGTCTTACAGGTACTCTTGAAGTTTATACAAATACAGTAAAAGATTTGTTAGTACCTTCTGATATTCCTGGAACATCTGGTTTTAGTAAAATTATGACGAATGTAGGTCAAACCTCTAATAAAGGAATTGAGCTTGGTCTTACTGGTACTGTAGTTCAGGGCAAAGACAGCAACGATTTTCAATTGGATTTAAACTTCAATATTGGATTTAACAAAAACAAAATTGATGCACTTTCAAGTGGAGAGAATGAATGGATTCTTAGTTCAGGATGGGCTGGAACACAATTGCTAAACGATGATGATTACCGTGCATATGTTGGCGGAGCAAAAGGATTGATTTACGGTTTTGTAAATGATGGTTTTTATAAAGTAGATGATTTCTTGCCTTTAGATCCAATTACTAAAGTGTGGAAACTTAAAGACGGTATTGCCAACTCGGTAAACTTGGCAGGTGCGCCACGCCCAGGAAATCCTAAATTCAAAAAATTAACTCCTGTTGATGCATCAGATTCCAATACGTATGTAATTGGTGCAAATGACAGACAGGTTATTGGAGATACTAATCCAGATTTTTCAGGAGGTTTTGGATTTAATGCCAATTGGAAAGGTTTTGATTTATCTACCTTTTTCAACTTTGTGTATGGTTTTGATGTTTATAATGCCAACAAAATCATGATGACTTCTTGGTATTCAAATACCCAAAATAATTTAGGAATGGAAGTTTCGTTGGCCAATCGTTGGAGAAATTTTGATGATATGGGGAATGATCTTCGATACTCGCCAGAGCTTTTAGCCGATTTCAATAAAAATGCCACTATGTGGAATCCAACCACGGTTGGTCGTCCTATAGCTGAGTCCTATGCCATTGAAGATGGTTCATTTTTACGATTGAATACACTTACGCTGGGATATACAATTCCGAAAGCATTAACTAAGAAACTTGTATTTAATAGAGTTCGTGTGTATGCAACAGGTTCTAATTTATTTGTTTGGACCAATTACTCGGGCTACGATCCAGAGGTTAATTTAGAAGCAGGATTAACACCTAACATTGATTATAATGCGTATCCAAGAACAAGAAATTACACTTTTGGAGCTCAATTATCATTTTAA